Proteins co-encoded in one Puntigrus tetrazona isolate hp1 chromosome 20, ASM1883169v1, whole genome shotgun sequence genomic window:
- the mep1ba gene encoding meprin A subunit beta isoform X15 gives MASLHILLILCVCATALSLPTSSLTGNTEIDVDNGKDQDIFDINEAAGLDLVEGDILIEEGEGRNTILGEEYRWPTTVPYVLDSSLEINAKGVILKAFEQYRLKTCIDFKAWDGEPNYIFAFKGSGCYSKVGNRQMGKQELSIGANCDRLGTVEHEFLHALGFWHEQSRSDRDDYVTIVWDQIQEGKEHNFNSYDETVSSSLGVPYDYGSVMHYSKTSFSKANKPTIVTKIPEFLDVIGQRLEFSDSDLLKLNRLYNCTTASTFLDTCHFEEPNICGMIQGDGGNAKWARVQTVEGGPQTDYTNLGQCQGVGFFMHFSTATGTQGDTAYLESRLFYPKRHSQCLQFYHYNSGGVDDQLNIWVREYTAENPTGALRLIQKISGGLQGSWEIYHVTLDVSDKFRVVFEGVKGRDTSKGGLSLDDINLSETQCPQYTWRIRDFTSLLATTPAGSKTYSPRFLSPDGYSFQIGLYINGLKDSPDKMAIYLHLTSGPNDDNLQWPCPWRQASMELMDQNPDIQHRMNNIRMITTDPAKTSTDSMGNVEYFWDDPRKVGSLVTDTDGSKFYRGPGSGTSSYITHDRLKSRSFIKGDDAIFLLSLEDVTGLLETQRRRPEIRDLRLEIDDTIGSSTATVAISVFLAATVFLGLSVAAMFYMRRRRLMERNREIEPERTDG, from the exons ATGGCGTCTCTCCATATATTGCTGATTCTGTGTGTATGCGCCACAGCTCTGTCTTTG CCAACATCTTCACTCACAG GCAATACAGAGATTGATGTTGATAATGGAAAAGACCAAGATATATTTGATATCAATGAag CGGCAGGACTTGATCTGGTGGAAGGAGACATTCTGATAGAGGAg gGAGAAGGCAGAAACACTATTCTGGGTGAAGAGTATCGCTGGCCGACGACTGTACCGTACGTCCTAGACAGCAGCCTCG AAATCAATGCCAAAGGTGTGATACTGAAAGCATTTGAACAGTACAGACTCAAGACCTGTATTGACTTCAAAGCTTGGGATGGAGAGCCAAACTACATTTTCGCATTTAAAGGCAGTGG ATGTTACTCAAAGGTGGGGAATCGCCAAATGGGGAAACAAGAGCTTTCAATTGGTGCAAACTGCGATCGTTTAGGAACAGTGGAGCATGAGTTTCTGCATGCGCTGGGTTTCTGGCACGAGCAGTCCAGATCTGACAGAGACGACTACGTTACCATCGTGTGGGACCAGATTCAAGAGG GTAAAGAGCACAACTTTAATTCATATGATGAAACAGTGTCAAGCTCTCTCGGCGTGCCTTATGATTACGGTTCAGTCATGCACTACAGTAAGACATCCTTCAGCAAAGCCAACAAGCCAACCATTGTTACCAAAATACCAGAATTCTTGGATGTGATTGGTCAACGCTTGGAGTTTAGTGACAGTGACCTGCTCAAACTGAACCGGCTATACAATTGTA CTACAGCCTCAACTTTTCTGGACACTTGCCACTTTGAGGAGCCAAATATCTGTGGTATGATCCAGGGTGATGGTGGAAATGCCAAGTGGGCTCGTGTCCAAACAGTTGAGGGTGGTCCACAGACGGACTACACCAACCTGGGTCAATGTCAAG GGGTTGGGTTCTTCATGCATTTCAGCACAGCCACAGGAACCCAGGGTGACACTGCTTACCTGGAAAGTCGTCTCTTTTACCCTAAAAGACACTCCCAATGCCTGCAGTTCTATCACTACAACAGTGGGGGGGTTGATGACCAGCTGAACATCTGGGTTCGTGAATACACTGCTGAAAACCCCACTGGAGCCCTGAGACTCATTCAGAAGATCAGTG GTGGACTTCAAGGCTCCTGGGAAATATACCATGTTACACTAGATGTCTCTGATAAATTCAGAGTTGTGTTTGAAGGAGTTAAAGGAAGAGACACATCAAAGGGTGGTCTGTCTCTGGACGACATCAACCTCTCAGAGACCCAGTGTCCTCAATACACTTGGCGCATTCGTGATTTTACCAGTCTTCTCGCTACGACCCCTGCCGGTTCCAAAACCTACAGCCCGCGCTTCCTTTCCCCAGATGGTTACTCGTTTCAGATTGGTTTGTACATTAATGGCTTGAAGGATAGTCCAGATAAAATGGCAATCTACCTCCACCTGACCTCTGGACCCAATGATGACAACCTCCAATGGCCGTGTCCATGGCGTCAGGCATCCATGGAGCTGATGGACcagaatccagacatccaacaCCGCATGAACAACATTAGGATGATCACTACAGATCCAGCCAAGACCTCCACTGACT CCATGGGTAATGTCGAGTATTTCTGGGACGACCCACGAAAAGTAGGCAGTCTAGTCACTGACACAGATGGCAGTAAATTCTACCGGGGCCCCGGTTCTGGTACCAGCAGTTACATCACACATGATCGTCTGAAGAGTCGAAGCTTCATTAAAGGAGATGATGCCATCTTCCTCCTATCTCTTGAAg ATGTGACTGGACTTTTGGAGACTCAGAGGAGGAGACCAGAAATCAGAGACTTGCGATTAGAGATTGATGACACCATTGGAAGCTCTACAGCAACAGTGgcaataagtgtttttttggcAGCTACCGTATTCCTGGGTCTTTCTGTGGCCGCAATGTTCTACATGCGGAGGAGACGACTGATGGAAAGAAACCGAGAGATTGAACCAGAGAGGACGGATGGTT AA
- the mep1ba gene encoding meprin A subunit beta isoform X2: protein MASLHILLTLCVCATALCLPRSSLTEVDEDDGKDQDIFDINEAAGLDLEEGDILVNEPTSLLTDNTDVDEDDGKDQDIFDINEAAGLDLEEGDILVNEPTSSLTGDTDIEEDDGKDQDIFDINQAAGLDLVEGDILMNEPTSSLTGNTEIDVDNGKDQDIFDINEAAGLDLVEGDILIEEGEGRNTILGEEYRWPTTVPYVLDSSLEINAKGVILKAFEQYRLKTCIDFKAWDGEPNYIFAFKGSGCYSKVGNRQMGKQELSIGANCDRLGTVEHEFLHALGFWHEQSRSDRDDYVTIVWDQIQEGKEHNFNSYDETVSSSLGVPYDYGSVMHYSKTSFSKANKPTIVTKIPEFLDVIGQRLEFSDSDLLKLNRLYNCTTASTFLDTCHFEEPNICGMIQGDGGNAKWARVQTVEGGPQTDYTNLGQCQGVGFFMHFSTATGTQGDTAYLESRLFYPKRHSQCLQFYHYNSGGVDDQLNIWVREYTAENPTGALRLIQKISGGLQGSWEIYHVTLDVSDKFRVVFEGVKGRDTSKGGLSLDDINLSETQCPQYTWRIRDFTSLLATTPAGSKTYSPRFLSPDGYSFQIGLYINGLKDSPDKMAIYLHLTSGPNDDNLQWPCPWRQASMELMDQNPDIQHRMNNIRMITTDPAKTSTDSMGNVEYFWDDPRKVGSLVTDTDGSKFYRGPGSGTSSYITHDRLKSRSFIKGDDAIFLLSLEDVTGLLETQRRRPEIRDLRLEIDDTIGSSTATVAISVFLAATVFLGLSVAAMFYMRRRRLMERNREIEPERTDG from the exons ATGGCGTCTCTCCATATATTGCTGACTCTGTGTGTATGCGCCACAGCTCTGTGTTTG ccaAGATCTTCACTCACAG AGGTTGATGAGGACGATGGAAAAGACCaggatatttttgatataaatgaaG CGGCAGGACTTGATCTGGAGGAAGGAGACATTCTGGTGAATGAG CCAACATCTTTACTCACAG ACAATACAGATGTTGATGAGGATGATGGAAAAGACCAGGATATATTTGATATCAATGAAG CGGCAGGACTTGATTTGGAGGAAGGAGACATTCTGGTGAATGAG ccaACATCTTCACTCACAG GCGATACAGATATTGAGGAGGATGATGGAAAAGACCAggatatatttgatataaatcaAG CGGCAGGACTTGACCTGGTGGAAGGAGACATTCTGATGAATGAG CCAACATCTTCACTCACAG GCAATACAGAGATTGATGTTGATAATGGAAAAGACCAAGATATATTTGATATCAATGAag CGGCAGGACTTGATCTGGTGGAAGGAGACATTCTGATAGAGGAg gGAGAAGGCAGAAACACTATTCTGGGTGAAGAGTATCGCTGGCCGACGACTGTACCGTACGTCCTAGACAGCAGCCTCG AAATCAATGCCAAAGGTGTGATACTGAAAGCATTTGAACAGTACAGACTCAAGACCTGTATTGACTTCAAAGCTTGGGATGGAGAGCCAAACTACATTTTCGCATTTAAAGGCAGTGG ATGTTACTCAAAGGTGGGGAATCGCCAAATGGGGAAACAAGAGCTTTCAATTGGTGCAAACTGCGATCGTTTAGGAACAGTGGAGCATGAGTTTCTGCATGCGCTGGGTTTCTGGCACGAGCAGTCCAGATCTGACAGAGACGACTACGTTACCATCGTGTGGGACCAGATTCAAGAGG GTAAAGAGCACAACTTTAATTCATATGATGAAACAGTGTCAAGCTCTCTCGGCGTGCCTTATGATTACGGTTCAGTCATGCACTACAGTAAGACATCCTTCAGCAAAGCCAACAAGCCAACCATTGTTACCAAAATACCAGAATTCTTGGATGTGATTGGTCAACGCTTGGAGTTTAGTGACAGTGACCTGCTCAAACTGAACCGGCTATACAATTGTA CTACAGCCTCAACTTTTCTGGACACTTGCCACTTTGAGGAGCCAAATATCTGTGGTATGATCCAGGGTGATGGTGGAAATGCCAAGTGGGCTCGTGTCCAAACAGTTGAGGGTGGTCCACAGACGGACTACACCAACCTGGGTCAATGTCAAG GGGTTGGGTTCTTCATGCATTTCAGCACAGCCACAGGAACCCAGGGTGACACTGCTTACCTGGAAAGTCGTCTCTTTTACCCTAAAAGACACTCCCAATGCCTGCAGTTCTATCACTACAACAGTGGGGGGGTTGATGACCAGCTGAACATCTGGGTTCGTGAATACACTGCTGAAAACCCCACTGGAGCCCTGAGACTCATTCAGAAGATCAGTG GTGGACTTCAAGGCTCCTGGGAAATATACCATGTTACACTAGATGTCTCTGATAAATTCAGAGTTGTGTTTGAAGGAGTTAAAGGAAGAGACACATCAAAGGGTGGTCTGTCTCTGGACGACATCAACCTCTCAGAGACCCAGTGTCCTCAATACACTTGGCGCATTCGTGATTTTACCAGTCTTCTCGCTACGACCCCTGCCGGTTCCAAAACCTACAGCCCGCGCTTCCTTTCCCCAGATGGTTACTCGTTTCAGATTGGTTTGTACATTAATGGCTTGAAGGATAGTCCAGATAAAATGGCAATCTACCTCCACCTGACCTCTGGACCCAATGATGACAACCTCCAATGGCCGTGTCCATGGCGTCAGGCATCCATGGAGCTGATGGACcagaatccagacatccaacaCCGCATGAACAACATTAGGATGATCACTACAGATCCAGCCAAGACCTCCACTGACT CCATGGGTAATGTCGAGTATTTCTGGGACGACCCACGAAAAGTAGGCAGTCTAGTCACTGACACAGATGGCAGTAAATTCTACCGGGGCCCCGGTTCTGGTACCAGCAGTTACATCACACATGATCGTCTGAAGAGTCGAAGCTTCATTAAAGGAGATGATGCCATCTTCCTCCTATCTCTTGAAg ATGTGACTGGACTTTTGGAGACTCAGAGGAGGAGACCAGAAATCAGAGACTTGCGATTAGAGATTGATGACACCATTGGAAGCTCTACAGCAACAGTGgcaataagtgtttttttggcAGCTACCGTATTCCTGGGTCTTTCTGTGGCCGCAATGTTCTACATGCGGAGGAGACGACTGATGGAAAGAAACCGAGAGATTGAACCAGAGAGGACGGATGGTT AA
- the mep1ba gene encoding meprin A subunit beta isoform X3, with protein MASLHILLTLCVCATALCLPRSSLTEVDEDDGKDQDIFDINEAAGLDLEEGDILVNEPTSLLTDNTDVDEDDGKDQDIFDINEAAGLDLEEGDILIEEPTSSLTGDTDIEEDDGKDQDIFDINQAAGLDLVEGDILMNEPTSSLTGNTEIDVDNGKDQDIFDINEAAGLDLVEGDILIEEGEGRNTILGEEYRWPTTVPYVLDSSLEINAKGVILKAFEQYRLKTCIDFKAWDGEPNYIFAFKGSGCYSKVGNRQMGKQELSIGANCDRLGTVEHEFLHALGFWHEQSRSDRDDYVTIVWDQIQEGKEHNFNSYDETVSSSLGVPYDYGSVMHYSKTSFSKANKPTIVTKIPEFLDVIGQRLEFSDSDLLKLNRLYNCTTASTFLDTCHFEEPNICGMIQGDGGNAKWARVQTVEGGPQTDYTNLGQCQGVGFFMHFSTATGTQGDTAYLESRLFYPKRHSQCLQFYHYNSGGVDDQLNIWVREYTAENPTGALRLIQKISGGLQGSWEIYHVTLDVSDKFRVVFEGVKGRDTSKGGLSLDDINLSETQCPQYTWRIRDFTSLLATTPAGSKTYSPRFLSPDGYSFQIGLYINGLKDSPDKMAIYLHLTSGPNDDNLQWPCPWRQASMELMDQNPDIQHRMNNIRMITTDPAKTSTDSMGNVEYFWDDPRKVGSLVTDTDGSKFYRGPGSGTSSYITHDRLKSRSFIKGDDAIFLLSLEDVTGLLETQRRRPEIRDLRLEIDDTIGSSTATVAISVFLAATVFLGLSVAAMFYMRRRRLMERNREIEPERTDG; from the exons ATGGCGTCTCTCCATATATTGCTGACTCTGTGTGTATGCGCCACAGCTCTGTGTTTG ccaAGATCTTCACTCACAG AGGTTGATGAGGACGATGGAAAAGACCaggatatttttgatataaatgaaG CGGCAGGACTTGATCTGGAGGAAGGAGACATTCTGGTGAATGAG CCAACATCTTTACTCACAG ACAATACAGATGTTGATGAGGATGATGGAAAAGACCAGGATATATTTGATATCAATGAAG CGGCAGGACTTGACCTGGAGGAAGGAGACATTCTGATAGAGGAG CCAACATCTTCACTCACAG GCGATACAGATATTGAGGAGGATGATGGAAAAGACCAggatatatttgatataaatcaAG CGGCAGGACTTGACCTGGTGGAAGGAGACATTCTGATGAATGAG CCAACATCTTCACTCACAG GCAATACAGAGATTGATGTTGATAATGGAAAAGACCAAGATATATTTGATATCAATGAag CGGCAGGACTTGATCTGGTGGAAGGAGACATTCTGATAGAGGAg gGAGAAGGCAGAAACACTATTCTGGGTGAAGAGTATCGCTGGCCGACGACTGTACCGTACGTCCTAGACAGCAGCCTCG AAATCAATGCCAAAGGTGTGATACTGAAAGCATTTGAACAGTACAGACTCAAGACCTGTATTGACTTCAAAGCTTGGGATGGAGAGCCAAACTACATTTTCGCATTTAAAGGCAGTGG ATGTTACTCAAAGGTGGGGAATCGCCAAATGGGGAAACAAGAGCTTTCAATTGGTGCAAACTGCGATCGTTTAGGAACAGTGGAGCATGAGTTTCTGCATGCGCTGGGTTTCTGGCACGAGCAGTCCAGATCTGACAGAGACGACTACGTTACCATCGTGTGGGACCAGATTCAAGAGG GTAAAGAGCACAACTTTAATTCATATGATGAAACAGTGTCAAGCTCTCTCGGCGTGCCTTATGATTACGGTTCAGTCATGCACTACAGTAAGACATCCTTCAGCAAAGCCAACAAGCCAACCATTGTTACCAAAATACCAGAATTCTTGGATGTGATTGGTCAACGCTTGGAGTTTAGTGACAGTGACCTGCTCAAACTGAACCGGCTATACAATTGTA CTACAGCCTCAACTTTTCTGGACACTTGCCACTTTGAGGAGCCAAATATCTGTGGTATGATCCAGGGTGATGGTGGAAATGCCAAGTGGGCTCGTGTCCAAACAGTTGAGGGTGGTCCACAGACGGACTACACCAACCTGGGTCAATGTCAAG GGGTTGGGTTCTTCATGCATTTCAGCACAGCCACAGGAACCCAGGGTGACACTGCTTACCTGGAAAGTCGTCTCTTTTACCCTAAAAGACACTCCCAATGCCTGCAGTTCTATCACTACAACAGTGGGGGGGTTGATGACCAGCTGAACATCTGGGTTCGTGAATACACTGCTGAAAACCCCACTGGAGCCCTGAGACTCATTCAGAAGATCAGTG GTGGACTTCAAGGCTCCTGGGAAATATACCATGTTACACTAGATGTCTCTGATAAATTCAGAGTTGTGTTTGAAGGAGTTAAAGGAAGAGACACATCAAAGGGTGGTCTGTCTCTGGACGACATCAACCTCTCAGAGACCCAGTGTCCTCAATACACTTGGCGCATTCGTGATTTTACCAGTCTTCTCGCTACGACCCCTGCCGGTTCCAAAACCTACAGCCCGCGCTTCCTTTCCCCAGATGGTTACTCGTTTCAGATTGGTTTGTACATTAATGGCTTGAAGGATAGTCCAGATAAAATGGCAATCTACCTCCACCTGACCTCTGGACCCAATGATGACAACCTCCAATGGCCGTGTCCATGGCGTCAGGCATCCATGGAGCTGATGGACcagaatccagacatccaacaCCGCATGAACAACATTAGGATGATCACTACAGATCCAGCCAAGACCTCCACTGACT CCATGGGTAATGTCGAGTATTTCTGGGACGACCCACGAAAAGTAGGCAGTCTAGTCACTGACACAGATGGCAGTAAATTCTACCGGGGCCCCGGTTCTGGTACCAGCAGTTACATCACACATGATCGTCTGAAGAGTCGAAGCTTCATTAAAGGAGATGATGCCATCTTCCTCCTATCTCTTGAAg ATGTGACTGGACTTTTGGAGACTCAGAGGAGGAGACCAGAAATCAGAGACTTGCGATTAGAGATTGATGACACCATTGGAAGCTCTACAGCAACAGTGgcaataagtgtttttttggcAGCTACCGTATTCCTGGGTCTTTCTGTGGCCGCAATGTTCTACATGCGGAGGAGACGACTGATGGAAAGAAACCGAGAGATTGAACCAGAGAGGACGGATGGTT AA
- the mep1ba gene encoding meprin A subunit beta isoform X4, giving the protein MASLHILLTLCVCATALCLPRSSLTEVDEDDGKDQDIFDINEAAGLDLEEGDILVNEPTSLLTDNTDVDEDDGKDQDIFDINEAAGLDLEEGDILIEEPTSSLTEIDEGNGKDQDIFDINEAAGLDLEEGDILVNEPTSSLTGNTEIDVDNGKDQDIFDINEAAGLDLVEGDILIEEGEGRNTILGEEYRWPTTVPYVLDSSLEINAKGVILKAFEQYRLKTCIDFKAWDGEPNYIFAFKGSGCYSKVGNRQMGKQELSIGANCDRLGTVEHEFLHALGFWHEQSRSDRDDYVTIVWDQIQEGKEHNFNSYDETVSSSLGVPYDYGSVMHYSKTSFSKANKPTIVTKIPEFLDVIGQRLEFSDSDLLKLNRLYNCTTASTFLDTCHFEEPNICGMIQGDGGNAKWARVQTVEGGPQTDYTNLGQCQGVGFFMHFSTATGTQGDTAYLESRLFYPKRHSQCLQFYHYNSGGVDDQLNIWVREYTAENPTGALRLIQKISGGLQGSWEIYHVTLDVSDKFRVVFEGVKGRDTSKGGLSLDDINLSETQCPQYTWRIRDFTSLLATTPAGSKTYSPRFLSPDGYSFQIGLYINGLKDSPDKMAIYLHLTSGPNDDNLQWPCPWRQASMELMDQNPDIQHRMNNIRMITTDPAKTSTDSMGNVEYFWDDPRKVGSLVTDTDGSKFYRGPGSGTSSYITHDRLKSRSFIKGDDAIFLLSLEDVTGLLETQRRRPEIRDLRLEIDDTIGSSTATVAISVFLAATVFLGLSVAAMFYMRRRRLMERNREIEPERTDG; this is encoded by the exons ATGGCGTCTCTCCATATATTGCTGACTCTGTGTGTATGCGCCACAGCTCTGTGTTTG ccaAGATCTTCACTCACAG AGGTTGATGAGGACGATGGAAAAGACCaggatatttttgatataaatgaaG CGGCAGGACTTGATCTGGAGGAAGGAGACATTCTGGTGAATGAG CCAACATCTTTACTCACAG ACAATACAGATGTTGATGAGGATGATGGAAAAGACCAGGATATATTTGATATCAATGAAG CGGCAGGACTTGACCTGGAGGAAGGAGACATTCTGATAGAGGAG CCAACATCTTCACTCACAG AGATTGATGAGGGTAATGGCAAAGACCAggatatatttgatataaatgaaG CGGCAGGACTTGATTTGGAGGAAGGAGACATTCTGGTGAATGAG CCAACATCTTCACTCACAG GCAATACAGAGATTGATGTTGATAATGGAAAAGACCAAGATATATTTGATATCAATGAag CGGCAGGACTTGATCTGGTGGAAGGAGACATTCTGATAGAGGAg gGAGAAGGCAGAAACACTATTCTGGGTGAAGAGTATCGCTGGCCGACGACTGTACCGTACGTCCTAGACAGCAGCCTCG AAATCAATGCCAAAGGTGTGATACTGAAAGCATTTGAACAGTACAGACTCAAGACCTGTATTGACTTCAAAGCTTGGGATGGAGAGCCAAACTACATTTTCGCATTTAAAGGCAGTGG ATGTTACTCAAAGGTGGGGAATCGCCAAATGGGGAAACAAGAGCTTTCAATTGGTGCAAACTGCGATCGTTTAGGAACAGTGGAGCATGAGTTTCTGCATGCGCTGGGTTTCTGGCACGAGCAGTCCAGATCTGACAGAGACGACTACGTTACCATCGTGTGGGACCAGATTCAAGAGG GTAAAGAGCACAACTTTAATTCATATGATGAAACAGTGTCAAGCTCTCTCGGCGTGCCTTATGATTACGGTTCAGTCATGCACTACAGTAAGACATCCTTCAGCAAAGCCAACAAGCCAACCATTGTTACCAAAATACCAGAATTCTTGGATGTGATTGGTCAACGCTTGGAGTTTAGTGACAGTGACCTGCTCAAACTGAACCGGCTATACAATTGTA CTACAGCCTCAACTTTTCTGGACACTTGCCACTTTGAGGAGCCAAATATCTGTGGTATGATCCAGGGTGATGGTGGAAATGCCAAGTGGGCTCGTGTCCAAACAGTTGAGGGTGGTCCACAGACGGACTACACCAACCTGGGTCAATGTCAAG GGGTTGGGTTCTTCATGCATTTCAGCACAGCCACAGGAACCCAGGGTGACACTGCTTACCTGGAAAGTCGTCTCTTTTACCCTAAAAGACACTCCCAATGCCTGCAGTTCTATCACTACAACAGTGGGGGGGTTGATGACCAGCTGAACATCTGGGTTCGTGAATACACTGCTGAAAACCCCACTGGAGCCCTGAGACTCATTCAGAAGATCAGTG GTGGACTTCAAGGCTCCTGGGAAATATACCATGTTACACTAGATGTCTCTGATAAATTCAGAGTTGTGTTTGAAGGAGTTAAAGGAAGAGACACATCAAAGGGTGGTCTGTCTCTGGACGACATCAACCTCTCAGAGACCCAGTGTCCTCAATACACTTGGCGCATTCGTGATTTTACCAGTCTTCTCGCTACGACCCCTGCCGGTTCCAAAACCTACAGCCCGCGCTTCCTTTCCCCAGATGGTTACTCGTTTCAGATTGGTTTGTACATTAATGGCTTGAAGGATAGTCCAGATAAAATGGCAATCTACCTCCACCTGACCTCTGGACCCAATGATGACAACCTCCAATGGCCGTGTCCATGGCGTCAGGCATCCATGGAGCTGATGGACcagaatccagacatccaacaCCGCATGAACAACATTAGGATGATCACTACAGATCCAGCCAAGACCTCCACTGACT CCATGGGTAATGTCGAGTATTTCTGGGACGACCCACGAAAAGTAGGCAGTCTAGTCACTGACACAGATGGCAGTAAATTCTACCGGGGCCCCGGTTCTGGTACCAGCAGTTACATCACACATGATCGTCTGAAGAGTCGAAGCTTCATTAAAGGAGATGATGCCATCTTCCTCCTATCTCTTGAAg ATGTGACTGGACTTTTGGAGACTCAGAGGAGGAGACCAGAAATCAGAGACTTGCGATTAGAGATTGATGACACCATTGGAAGCTCTACAGCAACAGTGgcaataagtgtttttttggcAGCTACCGTATTCCTGGGTCTTTCTGTGGCCGCAATGTTCTACATGCGGAGGAGACGACTGATGGAAAGAAACCGAGAGATTGAACCAGAGAGGACGGATGGTT AA